One Mugil cephalus isolate CIBA_MC_2020 chromosome 22, CIBA_Mcephalus_1.1, whole genome shotgun sequence genomic window carries:
- the parp12b gene encoding protein mono-ADP-ribosyltransferase PARP12b: MFSREVLGATVELCGNMGSMPLPDFRKKLQQHFTLTDEDFRFIVKECSRFLEVRDPAGVDWVVARTSLRLCRNYGLNEPCRGCQQLHLCKFFLYGTCRFGKGRKPCKFSHDVQSEHNYPLLRECSLHQLDQDLLFRLLLQNDPALLPEVCVHYNQGPGPRGLCSFQDDCSRLHLCQHFLRGECLFGRRCRRLHAVDGQGRRTLEERGLSGDIVQHLPFIYRNSHFLSAADKVPDSFQESSQTPEICLHFIRNSCRFHNDCRRVHFHLPYKWEVFDGSSWTELEDLEDIERDFCDPSKTQSGISWPVDFLTMTCDSLPVRRLSTVSSVTKPSHYSLTTEWRWYFKGDRRTWVEYGAEEDQQSSTSVTSQTLEAVFQSDRTAEVPVVRGTRQYLISFTDMYQRNLKHNTKRRVRRRPRFLSSAQVDRLVSESGGQSPGDRGLMWDVTGAE, encoded by the exons ATGTTCAGCAGGGAGGTCCTCGGAGCCACCGTGGAGCTGTGCGGCAACATGGGGTCGATGCCGCTTCCAGATTTTCGCAAAAAGCTGCAGCAACACTTCACTCTGACGGATGAGGACTTCCGCTTCATCGTCAAGGAGTGCTCCCGCTTCCTGGAGGTCCGCGACCCGGCGGGGGTCGACTGGGTGGTGGCCAGGACGTCCCTGCGGCTCTGCAGGAACTACGGCCTCAATGAGCCGTGCAGGGGCTGCCAGCAGCTGCACCTCTGCAAGTTCTTTCTCTACGGAACCTGCAGGTTCGGGAAGGGCAG GAAACCCTGTAAGTTCTCCCACGACGTCCAGTCTGAGCACAACTACCCGTTACTGCGAGAGTGCTCCCTCCACCAGCTGGACCAGGACCTCCTGTtccggctgctgctgcagaacgaTCCGGCTCTGCTGCCCGAG gtgtgtgtccaCTACAACCAGGGCCCGGGGCCTCGTGGACTCTGCTCCTTCCAGGACGACTGCTCCAGACTCCACTTGTGTCAACACTTCCTTCGAGGCGAGTGTCTCTTTGGACGTCGCTGTAGACGTCTTCACGCTGTGGACGGACAGGGACGCAGGACgctggaggagagaggactgagTGGGGACATCGTCCAACATCTTCCCTTCATCTACAGGAACAGCCACTTCCTGTCCGCTGCAG aCAAGGTTCCTGATTCTTTCCAAGAATCGTCTCAAACTCCAGAGATTTGTCTCCACTTCATcagaaacagctgcaggttCCACA ACGACTGCCGTCGTGTCCACTTCCACCTGCCCTACAAGTGGGAGGtgtttgatggcagcagttggACCGAgctggaggacctggaggacatTGAGAGGGACTTCTGTGACCCATCGAAgactcagag CGGCATCTCTTGGCCGGTCGACTTTCTGACGATGACGTGTGACTCGCTGCCTGTCCGCCGTCTGTCCACGGTGTCCTCAGTGACGAAGCCGTCCCACTACAGCCTGACCACAGAGTGGCGCTGGTACTTCAAGGGGGATCGGCGGACCTGGGTGGAGTACGGGGCTGAG GAGGACCAGCAGAGCTCCACATCAGTGACGTCCCAGACTCTGGAGGCTGTCTTCCAGTCTGACAGGACCGCTGAGGTCCCAGTGGTCAGGGGGACACGTCAGTACCTCATCAGCTTCACAG ACATGTACCAGAGGAACCTCAAACACAACACCAAGAGGAGAGTCCGCCGGCGTCCACGCTTCCTGTCCTCAGCTCAGGTGGACAGACTGGTCTCAGAGTCCGGAGGACAGAGTCCAGGGGACAGAGGACTGATGTGGGACGTGACTGGAGCTGAATGA